The segment ACGTTCCGGCCGATCATCTGCTGCGGGCAATCGACCGGTTCGTGATCCTGTCGGGCATGCGCAAGCACCTGCGCGGCCTTTACAGCGCGATCGGTCGCCCTTCGATCGACCCTGAGCTGATGCTGCGGATGCTGATCGTGGGATACTGCTTCGGCATCAGGTCGGAGCGCCGCCTGTGCGAGGAGGTGCACCTCAACCTGGCTTACTGCTGGTTCTGCCGTCTGGGGCTCGACGGCGACGTGCCGGATCACTCGACCTTTTCGAAGAACCGGCATGGGCGCTTTCGTGAGAGTGATCTGTTCCGCCAGTTGTTCGAGGCCACTGTGCGGCGTTGCATTGAGCAAGGACTGGTCGGCGCCGACGCATTCGCTGTCGATGCCAGCCTGATCCGCGCCGAGGCCAACCGGCAGACCTATGTTGAGGGTACGCAGGGTCTTGGCGCTGTTCCGGCAGGGCGTGCCGTCGAGGAGTACCTCGCCGTACTCGACGATGCCGCTTTCGGCGGCGCAACTCCGGTCGAGCCCAAGCGGGTTTCGCCGGTCGATCCTGCGGCCCGCTATACCCAGGCGCACGGCGGCCGCGCCGATTTCTGCTACGCCACCAACTACCTGATCGACGTCGACAATGCGGTGATCGTGGATGTCGAGGCAAGCACGGCGGTGCGCCAGGACGAGGTGACCGCCGCCAAACGGATCATCGAGCGGGCCGCCGATCGCCATGGCCTATGGCCCCGCAAGCTGATCGGCGACACCGGCTATGGCTCTGCCGGCATGCTCGCCTGGCTCGTCCACGAACGTGGCATCGAGCCGCACGTGCCCGTCTTCGACAAGTCCGCCCGGAGTGATGGTGCGTTCGAGCGCAGCGACTTCACCTTCGATCACGAGGATGACAGCTATATCTGCCCGGCTGGCAAGCGACTTCGTCCGCGCAACCGCAACTTCGCCTCGCCGCGCCCGAAAGTCGATCAGGACGGCTTCATTCGCTACCGAGCCCGGCAGCAGGACTGCACCAGTTGCGCCCTCAAGCCGCAATGCACACCCATCCTGCCGGCGCGCAAGGTCACGCGCGCGATCCATGAGGGCGCCCGAGATCTGGCACGCTCCCTATCGCAAGAGGACGAATGGGTAGCCTCACGCCGCGAGCGCAAGACGGTCGAGATGCTGTTTGCCCACCTCAAGCGCATCAGGCGGCTCGATCGGCTGCGATTACGCGGACCCAATGGCGCCAGAGACGAATTCCACCTCGCCGCAGCCGCCCAGAACCTGCGCGAGCTCGCAAAGATCAGCATCGCCAGGCAGATGGCGATGGCATGAGGTCTGGCGACTCTGCTCGGCCATCTCGATCAGCACTCTTCGCTCCGCGGAGAAGGCGACTTTTTCAACGGCATCTCCCAATGTCAGTCGCTCTTTAAATTACCGGTGGCTGCCCCTCAGGCGCGAAGCGCGTGGTGAAAGAGGTTGATTGTCCACATAACGGAGTTCACGATGCTGACGATGGAGCCGGGGCCCGACATCGCGCTCTATCACGACCGGCAGATCGCGATCCTCGAGCGCCGCGACTGGGCCGACTGGCTCGACCCCTCGGTCCCGGCAAAGTCGATCTTGCGGCCGCTGCCGGCAGGGAGCCTCGACGTCGTCCGGGTCGGGTGATCGCGCGCGCGATATCTGTTCATGAGCAACGAGAGTTTCGAACGTTCATGACGAGCGACTCGCCGGGGCAGATCTGGCTTCCGAAGAAACGGGACGCCCTTAAAGCCTCCTCGTGCCGGTGCGCCGATAGTCAAAAAAGGTGGATCGATCGCGCCCGGTAGCTCTACGTAACCTCAATTGTCCGGCGCGCTTCACCATCAGACCCGACACCGTAAACCCCAATAAAATAGATTATAATTCGAAACACGCCATTTCGGATGAATAATGTTCGGCGCATGGCGCGCTCTGAGACTCTTATTCGCCAAGATAATCGCTCGTCGGGCGCTTGACCTGGAAGTGCCGCTACGTCACCATCTCCCGCTCTTGGGGGAATTGCGCGTGGCGAGGGGGTATGCCTAAAGTCGCGGTAGCTGCCGCTGCCATTGCAGCCGGCAACAATATATGGGCTGGACCGCCCAATACGGTCAGCACCTGGATCGTGCTGCTGTCGTTCAATCTCCCGATTCTTGGCGTTCTTGCGACAGTCCCCTTTTCACGGCGGCTCGGCGATGTCCTGAAAGACAAAAGTCCGGATGCCATGGGCATGGTCAGCTATAGCCGGGTGACCGGTGCGCTCGGTGCCGTGATACTGACGGCGTTTTTCTGGGCGATCGGCAATGTCGTCCTGATGGACGCGCTCGGCGACCGCGGTAACATCGTCCAGTTGCTCGATGCCGCCGGGCGATTCTTCCTCGTGGGATCGGCGCTGTTCCTACCTTATGCCTTCAATCAGTTGCGGTCGATATTCCCATGGGCCGCAGGGACCAACGCGGCCCTGATCGCGTCGGCGGACGCGACAGCACAGCACACCCCGGCCGAGCTGGTCATCGCCAATCTTTCCTCGATCCCCGATGCCGAGCTGGAGGCAGCGATCGTCGGGATCCAGGCGCAGGTGAGCGGTGAGTTCGCCAAAGAATGGGGCATATCGGCGAAATTGATCTGCCGCAGGGTCGATCCCGGCGTTCCGGCAGCCGGCCCGGCGGCCGCCGCGACCATCTACCTTGGCGACAAGGCGCACGATCCGCATGCAGGCCAGCAGACATTGGCGGGCTATCATACACAGACCCAGGGCGAAGCAGCGTCGGGGTTCGTCTATCTCGACGTTTGTCGGCAGTATAAGGCCGACTGGACGGTGATGCTGTCGCACGAGGTGCTCGAGCTGCTCGCCGATCCGACTGCGGTGATGAAGCTGGATGGTCCGCATCCGCGGGGCCCCACCGTGACGGTCCAATATGCGCAGGAAGTCTGCGACGCCGTTCAGGCCGACATCTATCTGTCGAAGGGCGTGAAGGTCTGCAATTTCGTCCATCGGGCGTTCTTCGGCCTGCCGGGGGGATCGCCCACGCTCAATCATCTGGGCCGACCCCAGGAAAGGTTCGGACCGCGGCCCGGCGGCTATGTGACATGGTTCGACGACGCGGGAGGCCATGAACACTGGTCTGACGAGACTCCGCAAGTGCAGATGGCGGCCCGGCTCCGCAACCTAGACCTTCGGCGCAACGGCCGCCGTTTCGGCCGGCTTCCCGCCGCTTTGCAACCAACCGTTCCGGCCAAGCCCAAAGGCGTTGCGGAGCAGCTGATCAGCCGGCTGCGCCCCGGCAAAACACCCCGAAACCCTGATCCATAGGAGATTGGCCATGATGCGCGTGCCCATGATCGTTCTGCTGTCCATGCTCGCGACCGGCTGTGCATCCAGCATCAAGGTGTCGCATCTCGACACCAGCATCAGTCCCACGAAGGGTGTGCCGTGGAACCTGGCGATGACGCAGTACAGCATCACAATCACGCGCGAGATCAAATCGTGCGACAATGCCCTCAACGGCAGCGTGACGGTTGCGGCCACGGCAGGAAAAACTCTCGATCGCGACCAGCAATATGCGCTCTATTCAAGCGGGGTCTGGGCGACCAGCGACATCACCTCGACCTTGGCGGCCGACGGCACGAGCACCGGGCTCAACGCCCATTCCGAAGATCAGACGGGACAGGTGATCGCCAATATCGCGACCACCATCGCCAAGGGGGCGATCAGTATGGGCGCCGCGCCGGGCGTCCATTTCACCTGCTCGGACAAGGTGCAAAAGGCGCTCGACGCACTGCATCCAGTGGGCAAGGACGAACTGAGCGATGTCGTCGACAAAGAGACGGCGGATGTGGCTGCCGCAACGACGGTCGTCACGCAGCTGACGACAGCGCTCGGTTCGGACAAGGCGAACAAGGCTCCATTGCTCAAGGCCTATACCGCGCTGAATGCCAAACAGGCTCTTCTGACGACCGATCAGGCGCGGCTGGCGGCGTTCACCAAGCTGGTGACCCACGTCCAGAAGGTCGACTGGCCGCCCAAAGGCGACGTCGCCCAGACGACCGCGCCGTTCAAGCTTCCTCAGGATGTGCTGGACAAATGGATCACATGGGTCGTTCCGGCCGGACAGAAGCCCGGCACGGTCGATACGGCCGCGTTCGATGTCCACCTGGCCATCTATGCCCGCGCGGACGATGGCGGCTGGGCGGTGCCGACGGTTGCGCCCGCAACCGCGGATACCGAGGTCGGCGTTCCCGTGCGGCTGCCGCGCGTCGGCCGGGTCGTCGCATGCACCGTTAAAGCGTGCGATGCCACGCTGCCAGTCGGCTGGACGCCGACCGATGAAGCGAAGCTGGTGATCGCACCCGATGTCGCCGTGCTGCAACTCGGACGGCTCTACACCGTCCCTTGCGCGGG is part of the Novosphingobium sp. 9U genome and harbors:
- a CDS encoding SOS response-associated peptidase family protein produces the protein MIVHITEFTMLTMEPGPDIALYHDRQIAILERRDWADWLDPSVPAKSILRPLPAGSLDVVRVG
- a CDS encoding transposase, whose protein sequence is MSDRGERRVAQEALFYEFSLDRHVPADHLLRAIDRFVILSGMRKHLRGLYSAIGRPSIDPELMLRMLIVGYCFGIRSERRLCEEVHLNLAYCWFCRLGLDGDVPDHSTFSKNRHGRFRESDLFRQLFEATVRRCIEQGLVGADAFAVDASLIRAEANRQTYVEGTQGLGAVPAGRAVEEYLAVLDDAAFGGATPVEPKRVSPVDPAARYTQAHGGRADFCYATNYLIDVDNAVIVDVEASTAVRQDEVTAAKRIIERAADRHGLWPRKLIGDTGYGSAGMLAWLVHERGIEPHVPVFDKSARSDGAFERSDFTFDHEDDSYICPAGKRLRPRNRNFASPRPKVDQDGFIRYRARQQDCTSCALKPQCTPILPARKVTRAIHEGARDLARSLSQEDEWVASRRERKTVEMLFAHLKRIRRLDRLRLRGPNGARDEFHLAAAAQNLRELAKISIARQMAMA